From a single Brassica napus cultivar Da-Ae chromosome C9, Da-Ae, whole genome shotgun sequence genomic region:
- the LOC106417926 gene encoding uncharacterized protein LOC106417926, producing MALNWGPVLMSVILFIILTPGVLFQLPGKTKAVEFGGFQTSGAAIVIHTLIFFACITVSLIALHIHIYAS from the coding sequence ATGGCGTTGAACTGGGGACCAGTGTTAATGTCGGTGATTCTGTTCATCATATTGACGCCCGGAGTACTGTTCCAGCTTCCTGGGAAGACCAAAGCGGTTGAGTTTGGCGGATTTCAGACAAGCGGCGCAGCTATAGTCATCCACACTCTTATCTTCTTTGCATGCATCACAGTCTCCCTTATCGCTCTTCATATCCACATATACGCTTCCTAA
- the LOC106417620 gene encoding uncharacterized protein LOC106417620, with translation MTAHRKRRITNSRSRNDFTINPPLKIPSVPTGLRSSNLILGNRNTIMGLTNFILTVAGVGAVVMLLKGDVKQSATVLRRNVKHIRNWLEEESSAASKAAQSAKPKEIETKVPEKDVPKDKN, from the exons ATGACGGCCCATAGAAAGAGGCGAATCACGAATTCACGATCAAGGAACGATTTCACCATAAACCCTCCTCTTAAAATCCCTAGCGTCCCCACTGGCCTGCGATCTTCGAATCTGATTCTTGGGAATCGAAATACTATAATGGGTTTGACGAATTTCATACTGACGGTGGCCGGAGTAGGCGCCGTTGTGATGCTACTGAAGGGCGACGTCAAGCAATCTGCCACCGTCTTGAGGCGCAACGTCAAGCACATCCGCAACTGGCTCGAAGAGGAATCTTCCGCCGCCTCCAA ggcAGCTCAGTCAGCAAAACCAAAGGAAATTGAAACCAAGGTTCCGGAGAAGGATGTTCCAAAAGACAAGAATTAG
- the LOC106416469 gene encoding ABC transporter I family member 11, chloroplastic — MLLSTVSSFAPVFRIGEPPACAVGWKQALRFRRTTKRSVISCDYSCLEVRDICYRPPGTELNILNGVNLSLREKSFGLIFGKSGSGKTTLLQLLAGLNKPTSGSICIQRYGDDGQPNADSELFPTEKVGIVFQFPERFFVADNVLDEITFGWPRQKGSLQLKERLTSNLQRAFNWVGLDSIPLDKDPQLLSGGYKRRLALAIQLVQTPDLLILDEPLAGLDWKARADVAKLLKHLKKELTLLVVSHDLRELATLVDQSWRMESAGVLVAERPPV; from the exons ATGTTACTTTCGACGGTTTCGAGCTTCGCGCCGGTCTTCCGTATCGGCGAACCACCAGCGTGCGCAGTTGGCTGGAAGCAAGC GTTGAGATTTCGGAGGACGACGAAACGTAGTGTAATCTCTTGCGATTATTCATGCCTCGAG GTTAGGGATATATGCTACCGTCCACCTGGAACAGAGTTGAATATTTTGAATGGTGTTAATCTTTCTCTCCGTGAGAAGAG CTTTGGCTTGATTTTTGGCAAGAGCGGGAGTGGAAAAACTACCCTTCTGCAG CTTCTTGCGGGGCTGAACAAACCAACATCAGGTTCCATTTGTATCCAAAGATATGGGGATGATGGCCAACCAAATGCGGATTCTGAGCTGTTTCCCACTGAAAAAGTTGGCATCGTTTTCCAGTTTCCAGAGAG ATTCTTTGTGGCAGATAATGTGCTTGACGAAATTACTTTTGGTTGGCCAAGGCAAAAGGGTAGTTTGCAGTTAAAGGAGCGTCTGACTTCAAACCTCCAGCGAGCTTTTAATTGG GTTGGGTTAGACAGCATCCCACTTGATAAAGACCCCCAGTTACTAAGTGGAGGCTACAAGCGTCGGCTTGCACTAGCTATTCAATTG GTGCAAACTCCTGATTTATTGATTTTGGATGAGCCCCTCGCCGGTCTTG ATTGGAAAGCACGCGCGGATGTTGCAAAGCTCTTGAAGCACCTGAAGAAGGAACTGACTTTACTTGTTGTAAGTCATGACCTAAG AGAGTTAGCAACCTTGGTCGACCAGTCATGGAGAATGGAATCAGCTGGTGTTCTTGTTGCAGAGCGTCCACCAGTTTAG